The Anastrepha ludens isolate Willacy chromosome 2, idAnaLude1.1, whole genome shotgun sequence genome contains a region encoding:
- the LOC128858380 gene encoding prolyl 4-hydroxylase subunit alpha-2, translated as MKSIHLIILGLLALLSHNSKGDYYTSIASLFDLLDVETRAIAYVEKYMEEMEEISRQVNNTLQQLERVAKEADSDPEDYYENPLNAYKIISRFAIDWRNLHKTLFDEKPTQNNLPNTANVEEADVPEPTHDDLVGASKGLARLQNTYRLETIDVAEGYLMDWNYSQDFTASECYWLGRSLYAAGEYKYAAEWLMQAHLRLVEELKAPDETWQLERITDVQVLEFLAPSMHHLGKSKLAILLNDKLLEQDPTNVQGLQSKALYSEKALEERHAKSLDNLSHIMPQRSEIEKLFDSVCNGDVHQTPREQRNLRCRYVHNNVPFCFIAPFKKEELNHDPAVAYYHEAIYDSEIQRILDQAVDKVERSMVGSEENHNTSDVRTSQNTWLDFEEHSFLNNMAQRLRDITGLVLETGEQLQVANYGIGGHYGAHYDFTEDEQDTFDGQGNRLLTALFYINDVELGGATAFPYLRLAVPPIRRSMVVWYNMHKSLEVDYRTKHGGCPVLMGSKWICNEWFHEAEQEFKRPCGLESDGHKSLKFKNLHLSGQ; from the exons ATGAAGTCAATACACCTGATAATTTTAGGTTTACTTGCATTGCTAAGCCATAATTCCAAGGGAGATTACTATACATCCATAGCGAGTTTATTCGATCTGCTGGATGTAGAAACGCGCGCCATTGCTTACGTTGAGAAATATATGGAAGAAATGGAAGAAATCAGTAGGCAAGTGAACAA TACACTCCAACAGTTAGAACGCGTTGCGAAAGAGGCCGATAGTGACCCAGAAGATTACTATGAGAATCCATTGAATGCCTATAAAATTATTAGTCGGTTTGCAATCGATTGGCGGAATTTGCATAAGACTCTGTTTGATGAAAAACCAACACAAA ATAATCTTCCTAATACTGCAAACGTCGAGGAAGCAGATGTTCCTGAGCCCACCCACGATGATTTGGTGGGTGCAAGCAAAGGTTTAGCACGTCTGCAAAACACCTATCGACTAGAAACAATCGACGTGGCTGAGGGTTATCTGATGGATTGGAATTATTCGCAAGATTTCACTGCAAGCGAATGCTACTGGCTAGGCCGTAGCTTATATGCGGCGGGCGAATACAAATATGCGGCCGAGTGGCTTATGCAGGCGCATTTACGTTTAGTCGAGGAGTTGAAGGCGCCCGATGAAACGTGGCAGTTGGAGCGAATTACAGATGTGCAGGTGCTTGAATTTCTGGCACCTAGCATGCATCATCTAG GAAAGAGCAAATTAGCGATACTTTTAAACGATAAACTTTTGGAACAGGATCCCACAAATGTACAAGGGTTGCAAAGCAAAGCACTTTACTCGGAGAAGGCACTTGAGGAGCGACATGCCAAGTCACTCGATAATTTGTCCCATATAATGCCGCAG CGCTCCGAAATCGAGAAGCTCTTTGATAGCGTATGCAATGGTGATGTGCATCAAACTCCTCGTGAACAACGTAATCTTCGCTGCCGTTATGTACACAACAATGTACCCTTTTGTTTCATAGCACCCTTCAAAAAGGAAGAGCTTAATCACGATCCCGCAGTCGCATACTATCACGAAGCCATTTACGACAGTGAAATCCAGCGAATTCTCGATCAAGCCGTAGACAAGGTGGAGCGTTCGATGGTCGGTAGTGAAGAAAATCATAATACCTCTGATGTGCGTACAAGTCAAAATACCTGGCTTGACTTTGAAGAGCACAGTTTCCTTAATAACATGGCACAACGGTTGAGGGATATAACGGGCTTGGTATTGGAAACTGGCGAGCAATTGCAAGTGGCGAATTATGGTATTGGTGGGCATTATGGCGCGCACTATGATTTCACGGAG GACGAACAAGACACTTTTGACGGCCAAGGAAATCGACTTTTAACTGCATTATTTTAT ATCAATGATGTGGAGTTAGGCGGCGCCACCGCATTCCCTTATCTACGCTTGGCTGTGCCTCCCATAAGGCGTAGTATGGTCGTTTGGTATAATATGCATAAATCGTTAGAGGTGGACTATCGCACAAAACATGGAGGTTGTCCAGTTTTGATGGGCTCAAAGTGGA TTTGCAACGAATGGTTCCACGAAGCCGAGCAAGAATTCAAAAGACCGTGTGGCTTAGAAAGTGATGGtcataaatcattaaaatttaagaatttgcatttaagtgggcaataa